In Vanessa atalanta chromosome W, ilVanAtal1.2, whole genome shotgun sequence, a genomic segment contains:
- the LOC125075479 gene encoding uncharacterized protein LOC125075479 encodes MAASPDPTLLQWLVTTNDVKQLWAAQPTFLISQAVYTLAGVITLIHAFSKGGRWPYFWLGTVLHGIYADNFWYFVLPQYDNFWHSQAPIVFLGARLPLHIILLYPAFIYHAAYAVHKLNLPRYAQPFAVGLITVLIDIPYDIVAVKFVHWTWHDTDPNIFDRHYWVPWNSYYFHCTFASSFYFFFDSSRRWLAPRVAQWSSATKGVEWKSLLIATLLGMPGGVLLFIPIYHSLHDVYKIHSEVTFSLLFSIYFVIVVLGLLSDREKNKDKLTKIDYVLILQLAVHYVIYWVFVVFFNPEKEWSTGLHEPVGPCNEVALLTSPFGQSLYKFFSARS; translated from the exons atggcggccagtcctgatcctacattgctgcaatggttggtaactacaaacgacgttaaacaattatgggcagctcaaccgacttttttgatctcacaggcggtctacaccctcgcgggtgttataactttgatacacgcattcagcaagggtgggcggtggccttatttttggctcgggaccgtactgcatggaatttatgcggacaatttctggtattttgttcttccccaatatgacaacttctggcattcgcaggcgcctatcgtgttcctcggtgctcgtctgcccttacacatcattctgttatatccagcattcatttatcatgccgcatatgcagtgcataaactgaatttaccaaggtatgcgcaaccgtttgccgtgggcttgataacagtgttaattgatattccatatgatatagtagctgttaaattcgtacattggacatggcacgacacggacccgaatatcttcgatcgtcactattgggtgccttggaattcctattatttccattgcacatttgcatctagtttctacttcttcttcgactcgagtagaaggtggctggcgcctcgagtggcgcaatggtcatccgctacaaaaggagtcgaatggaagtctttgttgatagcgacactattgggcatgcctggtggtgttctattgtttattcctatttatcattcacttcatgacgtgtacaaaatacactctgaagttactttctctctattattctctatttatttcgtcatcgtcgtgttaggccttcttagtgaccgtgagaagaataaagacaagctaacgaagatcgattatgtattgatattacaaCTTGCCGTtcactatgtaatttattgggtgtttgtggtgtttTTCAACCCTGAGAAGGAATGGTCTACAGGCTTACACGAGCCGGTCGGCCCTTGTAATGAAGTGGCTTTGTTAACGTCACCCTTTGGACAGTCTTTGTACAAGTTTT TCTCCGCACGGTCGTAA